The Eubacteriaceae bacterium Marseille-Q4139 genome has a window encoding:
- a CDS encoding transposon-transfer assisting family protein, which yields MGNFTFEETNLLCIYNTGSRTGLIDVLTEMCGELSPEEAELRELTDSALSKLRAMSDAEFAELELYPDFTH from the coding sequence ATGGGAAACTTCACTTTTGAGGAAACGAACCTGCTTTGTATCTACAACACCGGCAGCCGCACCGGGCTGATCGACGTCCTGACGGAGATGTGCGGTGAGCTTTCGCCGGAGGAAGCCGAGCTGCGGGAGCTGACGGACAGCGCCCTCTCCAAGCTCCGGGCTATGAGCGACGCCGAGTTTGCCGAGCTGGAGCTGTACCCGGATTTCACTCATTAA
- a CDS encoding DUF4316 domain-containing protein has product MAESIFEAVKQSVTVREAAQMYGIEVNRSGMACCPFHDDKNPSMKLNEEYFYCFGCGATGDVIDFTARLYNLSPKEAAEKLAQDFGLAYDSQAPPRRRYVRQKSEAQKFKEDRDNTFRVLADYFHLLRKWETDYTPKTPEENPHPRFMEAIQKKDYVGYLLDFFLENSPEEQKLWIAEHQSEIANLERRVKIMADKPTNRERLQEITAGIEQGIKELFESEKYMRYLSVMSKFHRYSVNNTMLIYMQRPDATLVAGFNKWKNQFERHVKKGEHGITIIAPTPYKKKIEEMKRDPDTHAPILDADGKAVMEEKEIEIPMFRPVKVFDASQTDGKPLPELASSLSGTVPHYEAFMEALRRLAPVPIEFEPMAENMDGYFSSDQQRIAIREGMSEVQTVSAAVHETAHSKLHDPKKHEAEPTWKIVMVSEGGTKHDYRLDFATQVEAEQAAAEDGWRYVDENRFEWRLEVEVDLTAVKQAAKNRNTEEVEAESISYAVCQYFGIQTGENSFGYIASWSKDKELKELRASLETINKTSCELINDIERNYKEICKERGIDLTAATEPQQDPIEQLAADIDQFTFDYDPYEYRNNADSREDALHELTATLRSGDASGVREWLQNIVNEDEPDETTQKAAELMERLDQLVPMNEPEQLTEPENTESVQPSAEYREALLVLDDTSYLHVQPCDTGWDYTLYDVATMKQMDGGQLDGPDMGRSTAVSHICEDLGMGSKSIKYAPLSMIETLQEAAYQQTAEAAATQLPDAQEQVLDEYPMPDPVLTQDNLEKCGYLDSDLLPLSKERAYELMDRDLTVYIIQEGENPEMAFDTADLDAHDGIFAVSREEWEESPEFHEKVLERQDRQLEREQAFLSHEGNCFAIYQVSQDDPQNVRFMNLDWLQSHNLSVERSNYDLIYTAPLDGSGSTMEQLERLYEQFNLQKPVDFHSPSMSVSDIIAIKQNGQVSCHYCDSVGFTQVPGFLPENSLRNAEMAVEDDYGMIDGIINNGPKEPTVAQLEQQARSGQPISLMDLAAAAHREDWEKKKSVMEQLKSQPKAEHKKTAPQKSAEKEI; this is encoded by the coding sequence ATGGCTGAGAGTATCTTTGAGGCCGTCAAGCAGTCCGTCACCGTCCGGGAAGCGGCGCAGATGTATGGGATCGAGGTCAACCGGAGCGGCATGGCCTGTTGCCCGTTCCACGATGACAAAAATCCCAGCATGAAGCTGAACGAGGAATACTTCTACTGCTTCGGCTGCGGTGCCACCGGCGATGTGATCGACTTCACGGCGAGGCTCTACAATCTGTCCCCCAAAGAGGCCGCCGAGAAGCTGGCCCAGGATTTTGGCCTGGCTTATGACAGTCAGGCCCCTCCCCGGAGGCGCTATGTCCGGCAGAAATCCGAGGCCCAGAAATTCAAAGAGGACCGGGACAATACCTTTCGTGTCCTGGCGGACTACTTTCATTTGCTCCGCAAGTGGGAAACGGACTACACACCCAAAACACCGGAGGAAAATCCACATCCCCGATTCATGGAGGCAATCCAGAAAAAGGACTATGTGGGCTATCTGCTGGATTTTTTTCTGGAGAACAGCCCGGAGGAGCAAAAGCTGTGGATTGCCGAACATCAATCAGAAATCGCCAATTTGGAAAGGAGAGTGAAAATCATGGCTGATAAGCCCACCAACCGGGAACGGTTGCAGGAGATCACGGCGGGCATTGAACAGGGTATCAAGGAACTGTTTGAGAGCGAGAAGTATATGCGCTACCTGTCCGTCATGTCCAAGTTCCACCGTTACTCCGTCAACAACACCATGCTTATCTATATGCAGCGCCCGGACGCTACCCTGGTGGCCGGGTTCAACAAGTGGAAAAACCAGTTTGAGCGCCATGTGAAAAAGGGTGAGCATGGTATCACCATCATTGCCCCCACGCCCTACAAAAAGAAGATCGAGGAAATGAAGCGCGACCCAGATACTCATGCACCCATCCTGGACGCGGATGGCAAGGCGGTTATGGAGGAAAAGGAAATCGAAATCCCCATGTTCCGTCCGGTGAAGGTGTTCGATGCGAGCCAGACGGACGGCAAGCCCTTGCCGGAGCTGGCCTCCAGCCTGTCCGGGACGGTGCCGCACTATGAGGCTTTCATGGAAGCTCTGCGCCGCTTGGCTCCGGTTCCCATCGAGTTTGAGCCGATGGCCGAGAACATGGACGGCTATTTTTCCTCTGACCAGCAGCGGATCGCCATCCGGGAAGGCATGAGCGAGGTGCAGACCGTTTCCGCCGCTGTCCATGAGACCGCGCACAGCAAGCTCCACGACCCCAAAAAGCATGAAGCGGAGCCGACCTGGAAGATCGTGATGGTGAGCGAGGGCGGCACCAAGCACGACTACCGCCTGGACTTCGCCACCCAGGTAGAAGCAGAACAGGCTGCTGCCGAGGATGGTTGGCGCTATGTGGACGAAAATCGGTTTGAGTGGCGTCTGGAAGTAGAGGTTGATCTGACAGCGGTGAAACAGGCCGCCAAGAACCGCAACACCGAGGAAGTAGAGGCCGAGAGCATTTCCTATGCGGTCTGTCAGTATTTCGGCATCCAGACCGGCGAGAACAGTTTTGGCTACATCGCTTCCTGGTCGAAAGACAAGGAGCTGAAGGAGCTGCGGGCCAGTCTGGAGACCATCAACAAGACTTCCTGCGAGCTAATTAACGACATCGAGCGCAACTACAAGGAAATCTGCAAGGAGCGCGGCATTGACCTGACTGCCGCCACGGAACCGCAGCAGGACCCTATCGAGCAGCTGGCAGCAGACATCGACCAGTTCACTTTCGATTATGACCCTTATGAGTATCGGAACAATGCAGATAGCCGTGAGGACGCACTGCACGAACTGACTGCCACACTCCGAAGCGGAGATGCCAGCGGTGTACGCGAATGGCTCCAGAATATCGTGAACGAGGACGAACCGGATGAAACCACCCAAAAAGCTGCCGAGCTTATGGAGCGACTGGATCAGCTGGTGCCGATGAATGAACCGGAACAGCTGACCGAGCCGGAAAATACCGAAAGTGTCCAGCCCAGCGCCGAGTACCGGGAGGCCCTGTTGGTACTGGATGATACCAGCTACCTTCATGTTCAGCCCTGTGACACCGGCTGGGACTACACGCTCTACGATGTGGCAACCATGAAGCAGATGGACGGCGGCCAGTTGGACGGGCCGGATATGGGCCGTTCCACAGCGGTAAGTCATATCTGCGAGGACCTGGGGATGGGCAGCAAGTCCATCAAGTATGCGCCGCTGTCCATGATCGAGACTTTGCAGGAGGCCGCCTACCAGCAGACCGCAGAAGCAGCCGCCACCCAGCTGCCGGATGCCCAGGAGCAGGTGTTGGACGAGTATCCCATGCCGGACCCGGTGTTGACCCAAGATAATCTGGAGAAGTGTGGCTACTTGGACAGCGATTTGCTGCCCCTCTCCAAAGAGAGAGCCTATGAGCTGATGGATCGTGACCTGACCGTTTACATCATCCAGGAGGGCGAAAACCCGGAAATGGCCTTTGATACCGCTGACCTGGACGCCCATGACGGTATCTTTGCTGTGTCCCGCGAGGAATGGGAGGAAAGCCCGGAGTTTCACGAAAAAGTTTTGGAACGACAGGATCGGCAGTTGGAACGAGAACAGGCATTTCTTTCCCATGAGGGAAACTGTTTTGCTATTTATCAGGTGAGCCAGGACGATCCGCAGAATGTGCGTTTTATGAATCTGGATTGGCTGCAATCCCACAATCTGTCCGTAGAGCGGAGCAACTATGACCTTATCTACACAGCCCCTCTGGACGGTTCTGGCAGTACAATGGAGCAGCTGGAAAGGCTGTATGAGCAGTTCAATCTGCAAAAACCGGTGGATTTTCACAGCCCGTCTATGAGTGTCAGTGACATCATTGCCATCAAGCAGAATGGTCAGGTATCCTGTCATTACTGCGACAGTGTTGGTTTCACCCAGGTGCCGGGTTTCTTGCCGGAAAATTCGCTGAGAAATGCGGAAATGGCGGTGGAAGATGATTACGGTATGATCGACGGGATCATCAACAACGGCCCCAAGGAGCCGACAGTGGCCCAGTTGGAACAGCAGGCCCGCAGCGGCCAGCCGATCTCTCTCATGGATTTGGCTGCCGCTGCCCACCGGGAGGACTGGGAAAAGAAAAAGTCCGTCATGGAGCAGCTGAAAAGCCAGCCCAAGGCGGAACACAAAAAGACAGCGCCCCAAAAAAGCGCGGAAAAGGAGATTTGA
- a CDS encoding immunoglobulin, whose product MKLSLYEQETIILYNQAEATAEVYTHDPRLLEKLRRLAEKYPDQIVKKDRQTFLVPKRCVSVREPYSAERRKAASERAKAAGYRPPTPKKGSE is encoded by the coding sequence ATGAAGCTCTCCCTCTATGAACAGGAAACCATCATCCTCTACAACCAGGCCGAAGCCACCGCCGAGGTCTATACCCATGACCCCCGGCTGCTGGAGAAGCTGCGGCGGCTGGCGGAGAAATACCCGGACCAGATCGTGAAAAAGGACCGGCAGACCTTTCTTGTCCCTAAACGCTGCGTGTCGGTCCGGGAGCCGTACAGTGCCGAGCGCCGCAAGGCGGCCAGTGAACGTGCCAAGGCTGCCGGGTACAGGCCGCCCACCCCCAAGAAGGGTAGCGAGTAA
- a CDS encoding DUF4366 domain-containing protein, which produces MKNKRIFKTFSALCAAMVLMMGLSVTAFAQGTEQPPAEDATNDANVVVEETEDSPALTPDGNAALVDDFGGNKQLITVTTKAGNYFYILIDRANEDKETAVHFLNQVDEADLMALMEDGQTTQEQPATCTCTEKCVAGAVNTACPVCATNMSACTGKEPEPETPEETPEPEEPAQKPAGLNPAILLAVLALMGGGGAFAYFKLVKNKPKTKGNDNLDDYDYGEDDTDQEDEDSWETEESDEPDADGGSDEESEDKTV; this is translated from the coding sequence ATGAAGAATAAGAGAATTTTTAAGACCTTTTCGGCCCTCTGCGCTGCCATGGTGCTGATGATGGGACTTTCGGTGACTGCCTTTGCTCAGGGGACGGAGCAGCCCCCGGCAGAGGACGCCACCAATGACGCCAATGTGGTGGTGGAGGAAACCGAGGACAGTCCGGCTCTGACCCCGGATGGCAACGCCGCCCTGGTGGATGATTTCGGCGGCAACAAGCAGCTCATCACCGTCACCACCAAGGCGGGCAACTATTTCTACATCCTCATTGACCGGGCCAACGAGGACAAGGAAACCGCTGTCCACTTCTTGAACCAGGTGGACGAGGCAGACCTGATGGCGTTGATGGAGGACGGTCAGACCACCCAGGAGCAGCCCGCCACCTGTACCTGTACGGAGAAATGTGTGGCCGGTGCGGTGAATACGGCCTGCCCGGTGTGTGCCACCAATATGAGCGCCTGCACGGGTAAGGAGCCGGAACCGGAGACCCCGGAAGAAACTCCGGAGCCGGAAGAACCGGCGCAGAAACCCGCAGGACTGAATCCGGCCATTCTTTTGGCGGTGCTGGCTCTGATGGGTGGCGGCGGCGCTTTTGCCTACTTTAAGCTGGTGAAAAACAAACCCAAGACCAAGGGCAACGACAATTTGGACGATTATGACTACGGCGAGGATGATACCGACCAGGAGGACGAGGACTCCTGGGAGACCGAGGAATCTGACGAGCCGGACGCTGACGGGGGCAGCGACGAGGAAAGCGAGGACAAGACGGTTTGA
- a CDS encoding DUF4315 family protein has translation MAKNKIQRIDQEIAKVREKIAEYQDKLKTLEAQKTEAENLEIVQMVRALRLTPEQLNAMLSGGTVPGMAAASADYNEQEDTDHEE, from the coding sequence ATGGCTAAGAACAAAATCCAGCGCATTGACCAGGAGATTGCCAAGGTCCGTGAGAAGATCGCGGAGTACCAGGACAAGCTGAAAACCCTGGAGGCGCAGAAAACCGAGGCGGAGAACCTGGAGATCGTCCAGATGGTGCGCGCCCTGCGGCTGACCCCGGAGCAGCTGAACGCCATGCTCTCCGGCGGTACGGTCCCTGGCATGGCCGCTGCCTCCGCTGACTACAACGAACAGGAGGACACCGACCATGAAGAATAA